GCGCCGAGAGCTCACTGCGCGCAGAGGAGGCCCCCGAGGGCCTGCGCCCCCGCGACGTGACCTGGCGGGAGGAGGCGCCGGAGGGCAAGCTCGACCTGCTGCTCGCCCTGGACTTCCGGATGACTTCCACGACCCTGTTCGCCGACGTCGTGCTGCCGGCCGCCACCTGGTACGAGAAGCACGACCTGTCGAGCACCGACATGCACCCGTTCGTGCACGCGTTCAGCCCGGCCATCTCGCCGCCGTGGCAGACCCGCACCGACTTCGACATCTTCTTCGCCTTGGCCAAGGAGGTCAGCACGCAAGCGGCCGGCCACCTCGACACCCGCATGGACCTGGTGGCCTCACCGCTCGCCCACGACACCCCCGACGAGATGTCGCTGCCCTCCGGGATCGTGAGCGACTGGCGCGCCGACGGCACGGTGCCGGTGCCCGGCGTGAACTTCCCGAAGCTGACGCTGGTCGAGCGGGACTACACCCAGATCGCCGCCAAGATGGGCGCCCTCGGTCCGCTGGCCGACACCCTCGGCGCGACGACAAAGGGCGTGACCTACGACCTGACCGCGCCGGTGGCCTACCTGAAGGCCAAGAACGGCGCGGTCCGTGGCGGCGTCGCCGACGGCCGACCCAGGCTCGACCGGGACGTGCACATGTGCGAAGCGATCCTTGCTCTGGCGCCTACGACGAACGGACACCTTGCCGTACAGGGCTTCAAGACCCTGGAGAAGCGAACGGGGACGGCCCTGCACGACCTGGCCGCCGAGCACGAGGGCAAGCAGATCACGTTCGCCGACACCCAAGCCCGACCCACCCCGGTGATCACGTCACCGGAGTGGTCCGGATCCGAGGCGGGCGGCCGCCGCTACTCACCGTTCGTCATCAACGTCGAGCGGTCCAAGCCCTGGCACACCCTCACCGGGCGGCAGCACTTCTTCGTCGAGCACGACTGGATGACCTCGTTCGGGGAGCAGCTCAACGTCTTCCGACCGCCGCTCGACATGCAGGGCTTGTTCGCCGAACCCCGTCTCGGGAGCATCGACGAACTCGGGGTCACGGTCCGGTACCTGACGCCGCACTCGAAGTGGTCCATCCACTCCGAGTACCAGGACAACCTGTTCATGCTGAGCCTGTCCCGCGGCGGCCCGACCATCTGGATGAGCAACAAGGACGCGGACAAGGTCGGCATCGAGGACAACGACTGGATCGAAGCCGTCAACCGCAATGGCGTCGTCGTCGCGCGGGCAATCGTGAGCCACCGGATGCCCGAGGGCACGGTGTTCATGCACCACGCGCAGGAGCGGACGATCGACGTGCCGATCGCCGAGACCAGCGGCAAGCGCGGAGGCATCCACAACTCCCTGACGCGACTGCTGATGAAGCCGACCCACCTCGCCGGCGGGTACGCGCAGATCAGCTACGCGTTCAACTACCTCGGCCCCACCGGCAACCAGCGCGACGAGGTCACCAGGATCCGTAAGCGCTCGCAGCAGGTGGAGTACTGATGAGGCGTCCGGCCGGAGGACGGCAATGAGAGTCATGGCCCAGATGGCGATGGTGATGAACCTCGACAAGTGCATCGGCTGCCACACCTGCTCGGTCACCTGCAAGCAGGCGTGGACCAACCGCAGCGGGGTCGAGTACGTCTGGTTCAACAACGTCGAGACGCGACCGGGCCAGGGCTACCCGCGGACCTACCAGGACCAGGAGCGCTGGCAGGGCGGCTGGACGCTGAACAAGCGCGGCCGACTGACCCTTCGTGCGGGCGGCCGGGTCAAGAAGCTGCTCAGCATCTTCTCCAACCCGCTGATGCCCTCCATCAACGACTACTACGAGCCGTGGACCTACGACTACGAGACCCTCACCAACGCCCCGGCGCAGCAGCACAGCCCGGTCGCGCGGCCGACGTCGCTGCTCTCGGGCAAGACCATGAAGGTCCAGTGGTCGGCGAACTGGGACGACGACCTGGGTGGCGGCCCGAAGCTCACCGAGGACGACCCGATCCTGCAGAAGATCAGCGAGAAGATCACCCTGGACTTCGAGCAGACGTTCATGTTCTACCTGCCCCGGATCTGCGAGCACTGCCTCAACCCGGCCTGCGCGGCGTCGTGCCCGTCGGGCGCGATCTACAAGCGCGCAGAGGACGGGATCGTCCTGGTGGACCAGGACAAGTGCCGGGGCTGGCGCATGTGCGTTACCGGCTGCCCCTACAAGAAGGTCTACTTCAACCACAAGACCGGCAAGGCCGAGAAGTGCACGTTCTGCTACCCCCGGATCGAGGTAGGGCTTCCGACGGTCTGTGCCGAGACCTGCGTGGGCCGACTGCGCTACATCGGTGCTGTGCTGTACGACGCTGACAAGGTGCTGGACGCGGCCAGTGTGCCCAACGAGCACGACCTCTACCAGGCTCAGCGCGAGGTGTTCCTGGACCCCTCGGACCCCGCGGTGCAGCAGGCGGCGGAGGATGCGGGCATCCCGCGGGACTGGGTCGACGCGGCCCAGCGGTCCCCGGTGTGGGCGCTGATCAACCGCTTCGAGGTGGCCCTGCCTCTGCACCCGGAGTACCGCACGTTGCCGATGGTCTGGTACATCCCGCCGCTGTCGCCGGTGGTCGACTCGCTGACCGACACCGGCCACGACGGCGAGAACGCCCCCAACCTGTTCGGCGCCATCGACACCCTTCGCATCCCGGTCGACTACCTCGCGGAGCTGTTCACCGCCGGGGATCCGACTCCGGTCCGCAACGTGCTGGCCCGGCTGGCCGCGATGCGCTCGTTCATGCGCGACATCAACCTCGGGCGGGAGCCCGACCTGTCGATCCCCGATGCCGTCGGGATGACCCCGGAGGACATCGAGGACATGCACCGGCTGCTGGCGATCGCGAAGTACGACGAGCGGTACGTGATCCCGACAGCTCACTCCGAGGACCGCGACCCGTTGCAGATGGCGCACTCCCTGGAGGAGCTTGCCACCGAGTGCTCCCTCGACTACGAGGACGGGCCGGGAATGGGTGGCTCAGGGCCGTTCGGCGAGTCCTCGGGCGGCGCCATTCCCGTTGCCGTCGAGAACTTCCACATGCTCAAGCAGCGGCAGCGCTCGGACACCTTCGTCGACCCGTCCGACGGCCGAGAGCGGATCAACCTGCTGAACTGGGACGGCAACGGCGGGGCGTACCTGCCACCGACACGCGACCCGGATGAGCAGCCGACATGAGCAGGCGGAAGAGCCCTTCGGCCGCCGACCAGGTGATCGCGCTGCAGGCCGCCTCCCTGCTGCTCGGCTACCCCGACGCGGCGCTGTACGCGCAGCTCCCGCTGCTTCGTGAGGCGGCCGACGCTCTGCCCCAGGAGGCCGCCTCATCGTTGCGGCGGATGGTCGACCACCTCGAGGGCCTCGAGCAGCACCAGGCCGAGCAGGCGTACGTGGACCTGTTCGACCTGCGACGTAGGTGCTGTCTGTACCTCACGTACTTCGCGTTCGGCGACACCCGAAAGCGAGGGATGGCTCTGCTGAAGTTCACGCACGCCTACAAGGGCGCCGGGCGCGAGCTCATCGGTGATGAGCTCCCCGACCACCTGTCGGTCGTGTGCGAGTTCGCCGCCGCCGGTGACCTGGCTGCCGGGCTGACTCTGCTCGCGGAGAACCGCGCCGGGATCGAGCTGATCCGGCTCGCCCTCGCCGATGCCGGGTCGGCGTACGTCCACGCCCTCTGCCTGATTCGCGCGGTCCTGCCCGACCCTGCCCCGCAGGACCTGGAACGGGCCATGGACCTGGCGCGGACCGGCCCCCCCGAAGAGGAGGTCGGGCTCGAGCCGTTCGCCCCGCCCGAGTACATGGGGGCGACCCGCCGATGAGCCTCCTGCTGTGGGTGATCATCCCCTACGTCAGCATCGCCGTCTTCGTCGGCGGACACCTCTGGCGCTACCGCTACGACAAGTTCGGCTGGACCACCAGGTCCAGCCAGCTGTACGAGAAGCGCCTCCTTCGGCTCGGGTCGCCGCTGTTCCACTTCGGGATCCTGGGGGTCGCCGGCGGCCACGTCGTCGGCCTGCTCGTCCCCGAGACCTGGACGGACGCCGTGGGCGTCTCGGAGGGCCTCTACCACGGAGCGTCCCTTGCCCTCGGCACGATCGCGGGCCTGGCGACCGTCGTCGGGATGGCGATCCTCATCTACCGCCGACGCACGGTCGGACCGGTCTTCAGCGCCACCACCAAGAACGACAAGGCGATGTACGTGGTGCTTGGCGCGACCATCCTCGCCGGGCTGCTCACGACCGTCCTGTCCAACGCCCTCGGACATCCGCACGACTACCGGCAGACCGTCGCGCCCTGGTTTCGCTCGGTGCTGTCCTTCCGCCCCGACAGCACCCTGATCGAGGCAGCGCCCTGGGGCTTCCAGCTCCACGTCGAACTGGCCTGGCTGCTGTTCGCGTTCTGGCCCTTCACCCGTCTCGTGCACGTCTTCTCGGCCCCGCTCGGATACCTCACCCGTCCATACATCCCGTACCGCTCTCGCGTGGACACGCAGCTCGGCCTGCAAGGCAGCCGTCGCGGCTGGGAGCCTGTCGACTCCGGAGATCGCACATGACGCACGCACCCGTCAACGACCTGACCGCCGTCAGCGCCGAGCTCCTCACCGTCGCCCGCGCGGCGAGCGGACGGGCCACCCGGACGCTGGTCGGTGAGCGCGGCCAGCCCATGCACCAGATGCTGGTCGCGCTGCTCGCCGAAGAGAGCCTCGCCGAGCACGGGAACCCTGGTCAAGCCTCAGTGCAGGTTCTGCACGGAGCTCTGACCGTGACCACAGATGGCCAGTCCTTGGCGGGGCAAGCGGGAAGCCTGATCACCATCCCTGACGAGCCCCACGCCGTGCGCGCCGACCAGGACACCGTCTTCCTCCTCACCGTCGCAACGCGACAAACGTGAGTCGAGGCGAGCTCAAGGAGCGAGCCCACGGGCCCGACCCACCCTGAGTGCCGTGCTGTGGACACACAAAAGCAGCGGGGAACTGGCCCCGTTGCCGCGCTCATCGCCAGCCTGCGCGCGATCACGGCGGAGACGGTCGTCCTCCTCGCCGCGGACATGTGTGGTTCAGCGACGGGCTGCCCCGGTATCCCTTTCGGCGAGCAGAGCACGTCGTACGGTGAACTCCTCGGCGTCGATCTCGCCTCGAGCGAATCGCTCCTCCAGGATCTGC
The Mycobacteriales bacterium genome window above contains:
- the narH gene encoding nitrate reductase subunit beta yields the protein MRVMAQMAMVMNLDKCIGCHTCSVTCKQAWTNRSGVEYVWFNNVETRPGQGYPRTYQDQERWQGGWTLNKRGRLTLRAGGRVKKLLSIFSNPLMPSINDYYEPWTYDYETLTNAPAQQHSPVARPTSLLSGKTMKVQWSANWDDDLGGGPKLTEDDPILQKISEKITLDFEQTFMFYLPRICEHCLNPACAASCPSGAIYKRAEDGIVLVDQDKCRGWRMCVTGCPYKKVYFNHKTGKAEKCTFCYPRIEVGLPTVCAETCVGRLRYIGAVLYDADKVLDAASVPNEHDLYQAQREVFLDPSDPAVQQAAEDAGIPRDWVDAAQRSPVWALINRFEVALPLHPEYRTLPMVWYIPPLSPVVDSLTDTGHDGENAPNLFGAIDTLRIPVDYLAELFTAGDPTPVRNVLARLAAMRSFMRDINLGREPDLSIPDAVGMTPEDIEDMHRLLAIAKYDERYVIPTAHSEDRDPLQMAHSLEELATECSLDYEDGPGMGGSGPFGESSGGAIPVAVENFHMLKQRQRSDTFVDPSDGRERINLLNWDGNGGAYLPPTRDPDEQPT
- the narJ gene encoding nitrate reductase molybdenum cofactor assembly chaperone, with the protein product MSRRKSPSAADQVIALQAASLLLGYPDAALYAQLPLLREAADALPQEAASSLRRMVDHLEGLEQHQAEQAYVDLFDLRRRCCLYLTYFAFGDTRKRGMALLKFTHAYKGAGRELIGDELPDHLSVVCEFAAAGDLAAGLTLLAENRAGIELIRLALADAGSAYVHALCLIRAVLPDPAPQDLERAMDLARTGPPEEEVGLEPFAPPEYMGATRR
- the narI gene encoding respiratory nitrate reductase subunit gamma — its product is MSLLLWVIIPYVSIAVFVGGHLWRYRYDKFGWTTRSSQLYEKRLLRLGSPLFHFGILGVAGGHVVGLLVPETWTDAVGVSEGLYHGASLALGTIAGLATVVGMAILIYRRRTVGPVFSATTKNDKAMYVVLGATILAGLLTTVLSNALGHPHDYRQTVAPWFRSVLSFRPDSTLIEAAPWGFQLHVELAWLLFAFWPFTRLVHVFSAPLGYLTRPYIPYRSRVDTQLGLQGSRRGWEPVDSGDRT
- a CDS encoding LuxR family transcriptional regulator codes for the protein MTHAPVNDLTAVSAELLTVARAASGRATRTLVGERGQPMHQMLVALLAEESLAEHGNPGQASVQVLHGALTVTTDGQSLAGQAGSLITIPDEPHAVRADQDTVFLLTVATRQT